CCGCGACCACCCCGATGCTCCCGGAGGCGGCAGAGGCGCTCACCGCCCAGCTGGGTGCCACCGGCAACGCGTCCTCCCTCCACGCATCCGGCAGGCAGGCCCGCCGCACCGTCGAGGAGGCCCGCGAGACCCTCGCCGAAGCCCTCGGCGCCCGCCCCAGCGAGGTCGTCTTCACCTCGGGCGGCACGGAGGCCGACAACCTCGCAGTCAAGGGCCTCTACTGGTCGCGCCGCGACGCCGACCCGGCCCGCACCCGCGTCCTCGCCAGCCCCGTCGAACACCACGCGGTCCTCGACGCCGTGCACTGGCTCGGCGAACACGAGGGCGCCACCGTCGAGTACCTGCCGGTCGACTCCCACGGCCGCGTCCACCCGGACGCCCTGCGCGAGGCGATCGCCCGCAACCCCGACGACGTGGCCCTCGCCACCGTCATGTGGGCGAACAACGAGATCGGGACCGTCCTGCCGATCCGTGAACTCGCCGAAACCGCAGCCGAGTTCGCAGTCCCGCTGCACTCGGACGCCGTCCAGGCCTTCGGCCAGATCCCCGTGGACTTCGCCGCCTCCGGCCTCGCCGCGATGACGGTCTCGGGCCACAAGATCGGCGGGCCCTACGGCATCGGCGCGCTGGTCCTCGGCCGGGAGCACGCCCCCGTACCGGTCCTGCACGGCGGCGGCCAGGAGCGCCATGTGCGCTCCGGCACCCTCGACGTCCCCGCCATCGCCTCCTTCGCCGTAGCCGGGCGGCTGGCCGCCGAGCAGCGCGAGTGGTTCGCCCGCGAGATCGGCGCCCTGCGCGACGCCCTCGTCAGCGCGGTCCGTTCGGCCGTGCCGGACGCGATCCTCGGCGGTGACCCGGACCCGCAGCGGCGCCTCCCGGCGAACGCGCACTTCACCTTCCCCGGCTGCGAGGGCGACTCCCTGCTGCTCCTGCTCGACGCCCAGGGCATCGAGTGCTCCACCGGCTCCGCCTGCACCGCCGGCGTCGCCCAGCCCAGCCATGTCCTCCTCGCCACCGGCACCGACCCCGACCTGGCCCGCGGCACCCTGCGCTTCTCCCTCGGCCACACCTCCACCGAGGCCGACATCGAGGCCCTGGCGAAGGCCATCGGCCCGGCGGTGGAACGGGCGCGGGCGGCGGGACTGACGTAAAGGGTGTTGCCGACGGGCCCGGACGGTCAGGCCGGTGTCGTACCCGCCCGCCGCACCAGACGCATGTACTTCTCCCAGTCCCAGTGCCGCCCCGGGTCCGTGTGGTCCGTGCCCGGCACCTCCACGTGGCCGATGATGTGCTCGCGGTCGACCGGGATGTCGTAGCGCGCGCATATCCGGGCGGTCAGGCGCGCCGAGGCCTCGTACATCTCGTCCGTGAGGTCCTGCGGGCGGTCCACGAAGCCCTCGTGCTCGATGCCGACACTGCGCTCGTTGTAGTCGCGGACGTGGTACGCCACGTCCAGCTCGCGGATCATCTGCGTGACGTGCCCGTCCTGCCGGACGATGTAGTGCGTGGCCGCCTTGTGCCCCGGGTCCTGGAAGGCCTTCACCGCACTGTCGAAGCTGCCCTGCGTGACATGGACGATCACCATGTCTATGCCGAAGTCGTCGGGCCGGTCCGCACGGCGCCAGTTCGCGTCCGACGCCGCCACCCAGCGCGCGCCCGTGTAGTCGACCGCACCTTCCACACGCGGCTTCTCGACGCCCGGGGCGCGCCACCACAGCCGCGCCAGCTCGTCTCGGGCCAGCACGGCGGAGCCCGCCGCGGCCACCGTCCCGCCGATCAGCAGCGCGCGACGGCCGATCTTCCGGTCGCCGTCCTTCGAAGCCTTCCGCTGTCCCATGTGATCGACAACGGATACTCGGCGGCCCTGGTTCCCGCGCCCCCTTACCCTGGAAGGGTTATGACTGAAACCCCGCAGCGCCCCCGCCCCCTCCGCGTCCTGGCCGCCATGTCCGGCGGAGTCGACTCCGCCGTCGCCGCCGCCCGCGCGGCCGAAGCGGGCCATGACGTGACCGGCGTCCACCTCGCGCTCTCCGCCAATCCCCAATCCTTCCGGACCGGCGCGCGGGGCTGCTGCACCATCGAGGACTCACGCGACGCCCGCCGCGCCGCGGACGTCATCGGCATCCCGTTCTACGTGTGGGACCTCGCCGACCGCTTCCGCGAGGACGTCGTCGAGGACTTCGTCGCCGAGTACGAGGCCGGCCGCACCCCCAACCCCTGCCTGCGCTGCAACGAGAAGATCAAGTTCGCCGCCCTCCTCGACAAGGCGCTCGCGCTCGGCTTCGACGCGGTCTGCACGGGCCACTACGCCCAGGTGATCGTCCGCGAGGACGGCACCCGCGAACTGCACCGCGCCTCCGACATGGCCAAGGACCAGAGTTACGTCCTCGGCGTGCTGGACGACCGGCAGCTCGCCCACGCGCTGTTCCCGCTCGGCGACACCGTCACCACCAAGGACGAGATCCGCGCGGAGGCCGAGCGCAGGGGCCTGGCCGTGGCCAAGAAGCCCGACTCGCACGACATCTGTTTCATCGCCGACGGCGACACCCAGGGCTTCCTCGCGAACCGGCTCGGCCGCTCCGAGGGCGACATCGTCGACGAGTCCGGCAACCGGCTCGGCACCCACGAAGGCGCGTACGGCTTCACCATCGGCCAGCGCAAGGGCCTGCGCATCGGCACCCCGGCCCCCGACGGCAAGCCGCGCTACGTCCTGGACATCTCTCCGGTGGACAACACGGTGACCGTCGGCCCGGCGTCCGCCCTGGACGTCAGCGCCCTCACGGCCATCAAGCCCCGCTGGTGCGGCGCCGCCCCCACGGGCCCCGGCAGCTACACCGCCCAGCTGCGCGCCCACGGCGGCGAGACCGAGGTCACCGCCGAAGTCGTCGACGGTTCCCTGGAGGTCGTCTTCACCGAGCCCGTCCGCGGCGTCGCCCCCGGCCAGGCGATCGTGCTGTACGACGGCACGCGCGTGGTGGGCTCGGCGACGATCGCCTCGACGGTGCGGGCGACGGCGGGCGTGGCCTGATCCCGCCGCCGGACCCGGCGGCGGGCTCCACGCGCGCGTGCCCCCGTGCCGCCCGACTCAGTCCCGGCTGAAGAACTCGGTCAGCACCGGCGCCAGCACGTTCGGCTCGACCATGTGCGTCTGCCCCTGGAGCGTGCGGTACGTGCCCTCGGGGACGGAGTCCGCGATCGCCCGGGCCGACTCGCGCAGCCACCCCGGGCTCGCGTCGCCCGCGACCGCCAGGACGGGCACACCGACCGAGCCCAGCCGGGAGCGGGGGACGCGGCCGTCCCGCATGACGGCGTCGTCGTAGGCGAGGCTGGAGGCCATCGCCTCCATGCCGGCCCACATGGGGGACTGGCGGGCGCCCTGGATCACCCCCTCGGCCAGGCCGGTCAGCCGCAGGAACAGTTCGACCGCGTCCCCGCGCCGCCCCTCGCCGAGCGCCTCCGTCAGCCGCTCGGTGTACTCGGCGCGCTCCTTGACGCCCTCCTCGGACATCGCGAACGGCGTCTCGTAGACGGCCACACGCCGCACCGGCAGGCCGCTGGCCGCCGCCTCCAGCGCCAGTGCACCGCCCGAGGAGATGCCGTACAGGAGTGCCTCGCCGCCCACCGCCTCGATCACCGCGGCCAGGTCCTCGACCTCACGCTCCACGGCGTACGGCGCCGTGTCCGCGCTGGCGCCGCGGCCACGGCGGTCGTACACCACGGCCTGGAAACGCTCCGAGAGCGACACGGCCAGCGGCGCCAGAGTGCCGCCCGTCGACATCGCGCCGCTCACCAGGACGACCGCGGGGCCGCGGCCGGTGCTCTCGTAGGCGATGCGGGTGCCGTCGCGCGAAAGGATCTTCTTGTCCATGCTCATGCAGACTGCCGCACGGCGCGGTGTTCATCGATGAGGCGGGCGGCGCGTCAGCCGATCAGAACACTTCCACCTCGTAGAAGCACAGGTGGTCCTTGATCTCGGCGACGTCCGGCTTGGGGTCCGGATACGCCCAGACGAGGTCCGTCGCGTCCGGCAGGGACCAGTAGGAGGCGGTGCCCTTGAACGGGCAGTACGTCTGGGAGCCGGACGGCGTCAGCAGGTCCAGGCGGACGTCCTCGGGCGGGATGTAGTACCGCTCGGGACAGCCCGTCTCGCGCAGGACCAGCGACCGGTCGCTCTCCGCCAGCACCTGCCCGCCGTGCACCACGCGCACGTGCCCGCCGCTCGGCTCGATGGTGATGCGATGCCCTGTGGTCACGATCGCCCCTCCTCGGGTAGCCGACTCCTTGGGTACAGCGCAGGCTGAAGCGGAGTTCTTCCCTTGCGGCAGGAGGTCCCCATGCGCGCCACGGAAACGGCCGGAAACCGCTCCAGTCCGCTGCACCAGCTCCGGTACGCCCTGCGCCACCCGGAGCGGGTACCCGCGCACGCCCGGCGCGTGGTGCGGGACGCCTGGCTGCGGCTGCGCCACCCCGACCACATCGCGTACTACCGGGCCGTGATGGCCTCGGACGCGGCCCGCAGCACCGAGGCGGCGGTGGGGCACAACCCCTCGCGCGAGCAGTGGGCGCGGATCGGCCGCATGCAGTTCGACTACCTGGTGGGCCACGGCCTCCAGCCGCACCACCGGATGCTGGAGATCGGCTGCGGCAACCTGCGTGCCGGGCGGCTGTTCATCGGCCACCTCGACACCGGGCACTACTACGGCATCGACATCTCGCCGCACATCCTGCTCGCCGCCCAGGACACCCTCGTGGCCGAGAAGCTCCAGCCCAAACTGCCCTACCTGGCCCTCGCCGACGACCTCACCTTCGCCTTCCTGCCGGACGCGCACTTCGACGTCGTGCACGCGCACAGCGTCTTCTCGCACTCGCCGCTGCACGTCATCGAGGAGTGCTTCGCCCACGTCGGCCGGATCCTCGCGCCCGGCGGGTTCTTCGACTTCACCTTCGACCGCACCGAGGGCGAGGAGCACCAGGTTCTGCACGAGGACTTCTACTACCGGACGCGGACCCTCACCGGCCTCGCCGCGCGGCACGGCCTGGACGCCCGGTTCATGGACGACTGGGAACGCCTCCCGCACCGGCAGTCCAAAATGCGGGTCACCGCGGCGGCGGACCGGGCCCGTACGGTGGGTTCATGAACATCTGTGTCTTCCTGTCCGCCGCCGACCTCGACGAGCGCTACACCCGTCCCGCGCGGGAGTTCGCCAAGCTGCTGGGCAAGGGCGGTCACACGCTCGTGTGGGGCGGCTCCGACGTCGGCCTGATGAAGGTGGTCGCCGACGGGGTGCAGGAGGCGGGCGGCCGGCTGGCCGGCGTCTCCGTGCAGTTCCTCGCGGCCAAGGCCCGCCCGGGCGTCGACGAGATGGTCATCGCGAAGGACCTCGCCGAGCGCAAGAAGCTGCTCCTGGAGAGGGCCGACGCCGTGGTGATCATGGTGGGCGGCACGGGCACGCTCGACGAGGCGACCGAGATCCTGGAGCTGAAGAAGCACGGGCACACCGACAAGCCGGTGGTCCTGCTCAACACCGCGGGCTTCTACGACGGCCTGAAGGAGCAGTTCCGCCGCATGGACGCCGAGGGCTTCCTGCCCCGGCCGCTCACCGACCTGGTGTTCTTCGCCGAGGAGCCGGTGGGGGCCCTGGCGTACCTGGAGGAGAGCCGGGGCATCGAGTGATCCGGGGCTGATGCGAGCATGGCGGGCATGGCTACTCATGTGATCACCGGAGCCGGCTCCGGCATCGGCGCGGCCGTGGCCCGCCGCCTGCACGCGCGCGGGGACGACCTCGTGCTGCACGCGCGCGACGCGGGCCGTGCCAAGGAGCTGGCGGCCGAGTTCCCCGGGGCGCGGACCCTGGTCGGCGACCTCGCCGACCCCGACAAGCTCTCCTGGGCCTTCTCCCACCAGTCGCTGCCGGACCGCGTGGACTCGCTGCTGCACATCGCCGGCGTCGTCGACCTCGGGCCGGTCGGCGAACTCACCCCGAAGACCTGGCGCCATCAGCTCAACGTCAACCTGATCGCTCCCGCCGAGCTGACCCGTCACTTCCTGCCCCAACTGCGCGCCGCCCGCGGCCACGTGCTCTTCGTCAACTCCGGCGCCGGCCTCAACGCCCACGCCGACTGGTCCGCGTACGCCGCCTCCAAGCACGGCCTGAAGGCCCTCGCCGACTCCCTGCGCCACGAGGAGCACGCGGGCGGAGTCCGCGTCACCTCGGTCTACCCCGGCCGCACGGCCAGCCCCATGCAGGCCAAGGTCCACCAGCAGGAGGGCAAGGAGTACGACGCCTCGAAGTGGATCGACCCGGAGTCGGTCGCCACGACGATCCTCATGGCCCTGGACCTGCCGAGGGACGCGGAGGTCAACGACCTGACGGTGCGCCCGGGAGGCTGACCCGGCCAGGGCGCTGCGTAGGCTGCTCCGGTGAGCGAAAACAGCCAGTTCAGGTTCGGCGCCGCCACCGGCGTGGGGTCCATGCCGGGCGGCGACGCCCGTGAGGCCGCCAAAACCGTCACCGGCACCTTCGAGGACTTCCCCTTCCTGCCCGAACTGCCCGCCCGGGGGCCGGGCGCCGACATGATCGGACGGACGGCCGGCCTCCTCGTCGAGCTGTACGCGCGCGTGGAGCCCAGCGGATGGCGGCTGGGGGACCGGCCGGGGCGCGACACCAAGCGGGCCCGCTCCTGGCTCGGCGAGGACCTCGACGCCCTGGAGGAGTGCACGCAGGAGTACGAGGGGCCGCTGAAGGTCCAGGCCGTCGGCCCCTGGACCCTCGCCGCCAACCTGGAGATGAGGAACGGCGAGGCCGCCGTCTCCGATGCCGGGGCCAGCCGTGACCTCGCGGCCTCCCTCGCCGAGGGACTGCGTGTGCATCTCGCCGAAGTCCAGCGGCGGATCCCCGGCGCGCAGCTCGTCCTCCAGCTCGACGAGCCGTCCCTCACCCCCGTCCTGCGGGGCCAGGTGAAGAGCGCCAGCGGTTACCGCACCCACCGGGCCGTCGACCGGCAGCTCGTCGAGCAGACGCTGCGCGACCTCGTCGGGGTGCACACCGACGGCCCCGTCGTCGTGCACTCCTGCGCCCCCGACGTCCCGTTCGCCCTGCTCCGCCGGGCCGGCGCGGCCGCGGTCTCCTTCGACTTCTCCCTGCTCACCGAGCGTGACGACGAGGTGATCGGGGAGGCCGTGGAGGGCGGCACCCGGCTCTTCGCCGGTGTCGTCCCGTCCACGGGGGACGCATTGTCAGACCCTGCCGGTAGCGTCATGGGTGTCAGGACGCTGTGGCGCAGGCTGGGGCTGTCACCGGGGCTTCTCGCGGAGGCGGTCACGGTCACCCCGGTGTGCGGACTCGCGGGGGCCTCCCCGGGGTACGCGCGCACGGCTCTCGCGCACTGCGCCCGGGCGGCGAGATCCCTCGCGGACAACCCAGAGTAACGGGAGGACGACACGGTGGCCGGCGACAAGCAAGCGGAGACGACGACGGTGCCCGCCGAGGCACGGGAGAAGCACGCGCGCCTCGCGGAGCAGATCGAGGAGCACCGCTTCCGCTACTACGTGAAGGACGCTCCCGTCGTCAGCGACGCGGAGTTCGACCAGCTGCTGCGTTCCCTGGAGGCGCTGGAGGAGGAGCACCCGGAGCTGCGCACCCCGGACTCACCGACCCAGAAGGTCTCCGGGTCCTACGAGACGGAGTTCACGGCGGTCGAGCACCGCCAGCGCATGCTCTCCCTCGACAACACGTTCAACGACGAGGAGATGGCCGCCTGGACGGAGCGCATCGCCAGGGAACTGGGCGAGCAGAAGTACCACTTCCTGTGCGAGCTGAAGGTCGACGGCCTCGCCGTGAACCTCACCTACGAGCACGGCCGCCTCACCCGCGCGGCCACCCGCGGCGACGGCCGCACCGGCGAGGACATCACACCGAACGTGCGGACGATCGCGGAGATCCCCGACCGCCTCAAGGGCGACGACGTCCCCGACCTCGTGGAGATCCGCGGCGAGGTCTACTTCCCGATGGAGAAGTTCCAGGAGCTCAACGCCCGCCTCGTCGAGGCCGGTGACAAGCCCTTCGCCAACCCGCGCAACGCGGCGGCCGGTTCACTGCGCCAGAAGGACCCGCGCGTCACGGCCACCCGCCCCCTGCACATGGTGGTCCACGGCATCGGCGCCCTGGAGGGCTTCACCGGCCTGACCCGGCTCTCCCAGGCCTACGACCTCCTCAAGACCTGGGGCCTGCCCACCTCCCGGCACAACAAGGTGGTCGACGGCCTGGAAGGCGTACGGGAGTTCATCGCCTACTTCGGCGAGAACCGCCACTCCGTGGAGCACGAGATCGACGGCGTGGTCGTCAAGCTCGACCAGATCCCCCTCCAGGGCCGCCTCGGCTCCACCTCGCGCGCCCCGCGCTGGGCGATCGCGTACAAGTACGCGCCGGAGGAGGTCAACACCAAGCTCGTCAACATCCGCGTGGGCGTGGGCCGCACGGGTCGCGTCACTCCCTACGCCCAGGTCGAGCCGGTCACGGTCGCGGGCTCCGAGGTCGAGTTCGCCACGCTGCACAACCAGGACGTGGTCAAGGCCAAGGGCGTCCTCATCGGGGACACGGTCGTGCTGCGCAAGGCCGGTGACGTCATCCCGGAGATCCTCGGCCCCGTCGCCGACCTGCGCGACGGCACCGAGCGCGAGTTCGTCATGCCGGGCGAGTGCCCCGAGTGCGGTACGGCGCTGCGGCCGATGAAGGAGGGCGACGTCGACCTGCGCTGCCCCAACGCCCGTACTTGCCCGGCCCAGTTGCGCGAGCGCCTGTTCTACCTCGCGGGCCGCAAGGCCCTGGACATCGAGCACTTCGGCTACGTCGCCGCCGCCGCCCTCACCGCCCCGCTGGAGCCGAAGACCCCGCCGCTGGCCGACGAGGGCGACCTGTTCGACCTCACCATCGAGCAGCTGCTGCCCATCAAGGCGTACGTCCTCGACCCGGACAGCGGGCTGCCCAAGCGCGACCCGAAGACCGGCGAGGAGAAGGTCGCCACGATCTTCGCCAACCAGCAGGGCGAGCCCCGCAAGAACGCGGTCGCCATGCTGGAGAACATCGCCGCGGCCAAGGAGCGCCCCCTCGCCCGCCTCCTCACCAGCCTGTCGATCCGTCACGTCGGCCCCGTCGCCGCCGAGGCGCTGGCCCGCGAGTTCCGCTCGATCGAGCGGATCGACCAGGCCACGGAGGAGGAACTGAAGAACACCGACGGCGTCGGCCAGATCGTGGCCACCGCCGTCAAGGAGTGGTTCGCCGAGGACTGGCACCGCGAGATCATCCGCAAGTGGAAGGCCGCCGGCGTCCGCCTGGAGGAGGAGAGCACCGGCGAGGACGAAGGGCCGCGCCCCCTCGAAGGCCTCACCGTCGTCGTCACGGGCACCCTCGAACACTTCACGCGGGACGGTGCCAAGGAGGCGCTGCAGAGCCGCGGAGCGAAGGTGACCGGCTCGGTTTCGAAGAAGACCTCGTTCGTCGTGGTGGGGGACAGCCCCGGGACGAAGTACGACAAGGCGATGCAGCTGAAGGTTCCGGTTCTGAACGAGGAGGGTTTCGGGGTCCTGCTGGAGCAGGGACCGGACGCGGCGGCCGAAGTCGCCCTTTCGGCCGAGGAGTAGCGGTTGAAGGCCACCCGTTCGGCGCATACCAGATGCATACGGGTGGCTGAGGCGCATTCGGGCAACCGTCGGCGACCGCTGCCCGTGGAAGCCTTCTGCGGCCTACTGTTGAGATGTGCGCCTGCCGTGCCCAGCTGCGGTCGGGGCATCTTCGTGCTCGCACAGAGCGCGGGGAAGGGTTTTCGGGCGCGGGCC
This is a stretch of genomic DNA from Streptomyces hawaiiensis. It encodes these proteins:
- a CDS encoding cysteine desulfurase family protein; translation: MAYLDHAATTPMLPEAAEALTAQLGATGNASSLHASGRQARRTVEEARETLAEALGARPSEVVFTSGGTEADNLAVKGLYWSRRDADPARTRVLASPVEHHAVLDAVHWLGEHEGATVEYLPVDSHGRVHPDALREAIARNPDDVALATVMWANNEIGTVLPIRELAETAAEFAVPLHSDAVQAFGQIPVDFAASGLAAMTVSGHKIGGPYGIGALVLGREHAPVPVLHGGGQERHVRSGTLDVPAIASFAVAGRLAAEQREWFAREIGALRDALVSAVRSAVPDAILGGDPDPQRRLPANAHFTFPGCEGDSLLLLLDAQGIECSTGSACTAGVAQPSHVLLATGTDPDLARGTLRFSLGHTSTEADIEALAKAIGPAVERARAAGLT
- a CDS encoding N-acetylmuramoyl-L-alanine amidase, with protein sequence MGQRKASKDGDRKIGRRALLIGGTVAAAGSAVLARDELARLWWRAPGVEKPRVEGAVDYTGARWVAASDANWRRADRPDDFGIDMVIVHVTQGSFDSAVKAFQDPGHKAATHYIVRQDGHVTQMIRELDVAYHVRDYNERSVGIEHEGFVDRPQDLTDEMYEASARLTARICARYDIPVDREHIIGHVEVPGTDHTDPGRHWDWEKYMRLVRRAGTTPA
- the mnmA gene encoding tRNA 2-thiouridine(34) synthase MnmA, with protein sequence MTETPQRPRPLRVLAAMSGGVDSAVAAARAAEAGHDVTGVHLALSANPQSFRTGARGCCTIEDSRDARRAADVIGIPFYVWDLADRFREDVVEDFVAEYEAGRTPNPCLRCNEKIKFAALLDKALALGFDAVCTGHYAQVIVREDGTRELHRASDMAKDQSYVLGVLDDRQLAHALFPLGDTVTTKDEIRAEAERRGLAVAKKPDSHDICFIADGDTQGFLANRLGRSEGDIVDESGNRLGTHEGAYGFTIGQRKGLRIGTPAPDGKPRYVLDISPVDNTVTVGPASALDVSALTAIKPRWCGAAPTGPGSYTAQLRAHGGETEVTAEVVDGSLEVVFTEPVRGVAPGQAIVLYDGTRVVGSATIASTVRATAGVA
- a CDS encoding alpha/beta fold hydrolase → MDKKILSRDGTRIAYESTGRGPAVVLVSGAMSTGGTLAPLAVSLSERFQAVVYDRRGRGASADTAPYAVEREVEDLAAVIEAVGGEALLYGISSGGALALEAAASGLPVRRVAVYETPFAMSEEGVKERAEYTERLTEALGEGRRGDAVELFLRLTGLAEGVIQGARQSPMWAGMEAMASSLAYDDAVMRDGRVPRSRLGSVGVPVLAVAGDASPGWLRESARAIADSVPEGTYRTLQGQTHMVEPNVLAPVLTEFFSRD
- a CDS encoding DUF427 domain-containing protein, with translation MTTGHRITIEPSGGHVRVVHGGQVLAESDRSLVLRETGCPERYYIPPEDVRLDLLTPSGSQTYCPFKGTASYWSLPDATDLVWAYPDPKPDVAEIKDHLCFYEVEVF
- a CDS encoding class I SAM-dependent methyltransferase, with the protein product MRATETAGNRSSPLHQLRYALRHPERVPAHARRVVRDAWLRLRHPDHIAYYRAVMASDAARSTEAAVGHNPSREQWARIGRMQFDYLVGHGLQPHHRMLEIGCGNLRAGRLFIGHLDTGHYYGIDISPHILLAAQDTLVAEKLQPKLPYLALADDLTFAFLPDAHFDVVHAHSVFSHSPLHVIEECFAHVGRILAPGGFFDFTFDRTEGEEHQVLHEDFYYRTRTLTGLAARHGLDARFMDDWERLPHRQSKMRVTAAADRARTVGS
- a CDS encoding TIGR00730 family Rossman fold protein, with product MNICVFLSAADLDERYTRPAREFAKLLGKGGHTLVWGGSDVGLMKVVADGVQEAGGRLAGVSVQFLAAKARPGVDEMVIAKDLAERKKLLLERADAVVIMVGGTGTLDEATEILELKKHGHTDKPVVLLNTAGFYDGLKEQFRRMDAEGFLPRPLTDLVFFAEEPVGALAYLEESRGIE
- a CDS encoding SDR family oxidoreductase; this translates as MAGMATHVITGAGSGIGAAVARRLHARGDDLVLHARDAGRAKELAAEFPGARTLVGDLADPDKLSWAFSHQSLPDRVDSLLHIAGVVDLGPVGELTPKTWRHQLNVNLIAPAELTRHFLPQLRAARGHVLFVNSGAGLNAHADWSAYAASKHGLKALADSLRHEEHAGGVRVTSVYPGRTASPMQAKVHQQEGKEYDASKWIDPESVATTILMALDLPRDAEVNDLTVRPGG
- a CDS encoding methionine synthase gives rise to the protein MSENSQFRFGAATGVGSMPGGDAREAAKTVTGTFEDFPFLPELPARGPGADMIGRTAGLLVELYARVEPSGWRLGDRPGRDTKRARSWLGEDLDALEECTQEYEGPLKVQAVGPWTLAANLEMRNGEAAVSDAGASRDLAASLAEGLRVHLAEVQRRIPGAQLVLQLDEPSLTPVLRGQVKSASGYRTHRAVDRQLVEQTLRDLVGVHTDGPVVVHSCAPDVPFALLRRAGAAAVSFDFSLLTERDDEVIGEAVEGGTRLFAGVVPSTGDALSDPAGSVMGVRTLWRRLGLSPGLLAEAVTVTPVCGLAGASPGYARTALAHCARAARSLADNPE
- the ligA gene encoding NAD-dependent DNA ligase LigA gives rise to the protein MAGDKQAETTTVPAEAREKHARLAEQIEEHRFRYYVKDAPVVSDAEFDQLLRSLEALEEEHPELRTPDSPTQKVSGSYETEFTAVEHRQRMLSLDNTFNDEEMAAWTERIARELGEQKYHFLCELKVDGLAVNLTYEHGRLTRAATRGDGRTGEDITPNVRTIAEIPDRLKGDDVPDLVEIRGEVYFPMEKFQELNARLVEAGDKPFANPRNAAAGSLRQKDPRVTATRPLHMVVHGIGALEGFTGLTRLSQAYDLLKTWGLPTSRHNKVVDGLEGVREFIAYFGENRHSVEHEIDGVVVKLDQIPLQGRLGSTSRAPRWAIAYKYAPEEVNTKLVNIRVGVGRTGRVTPYAQVEPVTVAGSEVEFATLHNQDVVKAKGVLIGDTVVLRKAGDVIPEILGPVADLRDGTEREFVMPGECPECGTALRPMKEGDVDLRCPNARTCPAQLRERLFYLAGRKALDIEHFGYVAAAALTAPLEPKTPPLADEGDLFDLTIEQLLPIKAYVLDPDSGLPKRDPKTGEEKVATIFANQQGEPRKNAVAMLENIAAAKERPLARLLTSLSIRHVGPVAAEALAREFRSIERIDQATEEELKNTDGVGQIVATAVKEWFAEDWHREIIRKWKAAGVRLEEESTGEDEGPRPLEGLTVVVTGTLEHFTRDGAKEALQSRGAKVTGSVSKKTSFVVVGDSPGTKYDKAMQLKVPVLNEEGFGVLLEQGPDAAAEVALSAEE